The proteins below are encoded in one region of Misgurnus anguillicaudatus chromosome 24, ASM2758022v2, whole genome shotgun sequence:
- the LOC141361473 gene encoding protein NLRC3-like isoform X1 yields the protein MDQTQTSTHEDFSPGCSSDYQKRYSEFSCVSMKSNASMGHPINFKREETSPDSSSDHQKRSDSESSFVSMKSDASMGHPINLKRKETRPDNIRITTEPDCKRRKIEQSENQLQDFNENMNRRFSHESNPAEVLNTFRSNLRKKFECLYEGISNERNPTPLNEIYTELYITESESGEISNEHEVRQIETQSRRTTTEETPIKCNDIFKPLPEQHKHIRSVMTKGVAGIGKTVSVQKFILDWAEEKENQDVHLIFPLPFREINLMKDKTLSLLDLLHLFFPETKEMEIFSDKYKVLFIFDGLDECRLSLDFHSSVRLCDVNESSSVDVMLTNLIKGNLCPSALIWITSRPAAADLIPSECVDRVTEVRGFSDPQKEEYFRKRISDESLSDQIISHLKSSRSLYIMCHIPVFCWISVTVLERKLKSKAKRKKIPKTLTEMYTHFLIIQTNIKHQKDYRKTDKDEEMIFKLGKLAFEHLVKGNVIFYDEDLRECGIDVAEASVYSGLCTQIFREEFGLYQGKVYSFVHLSIQEHLAALYAHISFTNNNTNVFDKMKKQTQREKISVSDLYQRAVDEALKSKNGHLDIFLRFFLGLSVESNQNLLRGLMKQTDQSSHSNEKTVEYIKKKIRSTQSPEKFINLFHCLNELGDHSRVEEIQHHLKSGTLSGAKLSSSQWSAVVFVLLTSEQKMDEFNMNHFVRGENKSETLKVLKKLSPVTCESRSIQRSPRCLKNALEKETGRLPKHTYSQSAVRSVSTNRHPCRVAYVWSGSIKRRSRFYWGRGVFVSVISNINIGFQTSWTLPFNKTDTSENPQSVFFKTRPRLGFYTK from the exons TTCAGatcatcagaagagatcagattcagagtccAGCTTtgtgtctatgaagagtgaCGCATCTATGGGTCATCCCATAAACTTAAAGAGAAAGGAGACAAGGCCTGATAACAT ACGAATCACAACAGAGCCTGACTGTAAGAGGAGGAAGATTGAGCAATCTGAGAATCAACTACAAGACTTCAATGAAAACATGAATCGTCGTTTCAG TCATGAGTCTAATCCTGCTGAAGTCCTGAACACATTCAGATCAAATCTGAGGAAGAAGTTTGAGTGTTTATATGAGGGAATATCAAATGAGAGAAACCCAACACCACTAAATGAGATCTACACAGAGCTCTACATCACAGAGAGTGAAAGTGGAGAGATCAGTAATGAACATGAGgtgagacagattgagacacaatccagaagaacaacaacagaggagacaccaatcaaatgtaatgacatctttaaacctttacctgaacaacacaaacacatcagaagtgtgatgacaaagggagtcgctggcattggaaaaacagtctctgtacagaagttcattctggactgggctgaagagaaagagaatcaggacgtccacctcatatttccacttcctttcagagagatcaatttgatgaaggacaaaacactcagtcttttagatcttcttcatcttttcttcccagagacaaaagaaatggaaatcttcagtgataaatataaagtgttgttcatctttgatggtttggatgagtgtcgtctgtctctggattttcacagcagtGTGAGGTTGTGTGATGTAAATGAATCAAGCTCAGTGGACGTGATgctgacaaacctcatcaaggggaatctgtgtccctctgctctcatctggatcacctccagaccagcagcagctgatctcatcccctctgagtgtgttgatcgagtcacagaggtacgaggcttcagtgatccacagaaggaggaatacttcaggaagagaatcagtgatgagagtctgtctgatcaaatcatctcacacctgaagtcatccaggagtctctacatcatgtgtcacatcccagtcttctgctggatttcagtcACTGTTCTAGAGAGAAAATTGAAGAGTAAAGCAAAGAGAAAAAAGATTCCCAAGACTCTCACtgaaatgtacacacacttcctgatcattcagacaaacatcaaacatcagaagGACTATAGAAAGACTGATAAAGATGAAGAGATGATCTTCAAACTGGGTAAACTGGCTTTTGAGCATCTTGTGAAAGGCAATGTGATCTTCTATGATGAAGACCTGAGAGAGTGTGGCATTGATGTAGCAGAAGCATCAGTTTATTCAGGATTGTGtactcagatcttcagagaggagtttggttTGTATCAGGGGAAAGTTTACAGCTTTGTTCATTTGAGCATTCAGGAACATCTAGCAGCTCTTTATGCTCACATCTCattcacaaacaacaacacaaatgTGTTTGATAAAATGAAGAAACAAACTCAAAGAGAGAAGATTTCAGTGTCTGATCTGTATCAGAGAGCTGTGGATGAGGCTCTAAAGAGTAAAAACGGAcatttggatatttttcttcgTTTTTTTCTGGGTTTGTCAGTGGAGTCGAATCAGAATCTCTTACGAGGTTTGATGAAACAGACAGATCAAAGCTCTCACAGCAATGAGAAAACAGTTGAGTATATCAAGAAGAAGATCAGGAGCACTCAATCTCCAGAGAAATTCATCAATCTCTTTCATTGTCTGAATGAACTGGGTGATCATTCCCGAGTGGAGGAAATCCAACATCATCTGAAATCTGGAACATTAAGTGGAGCCAAACTCTCTTCATCCCAGTGGTCAGCTgtagtttttgtgttgttgacaTCAGAACAGAAGATGGATGAGTTTAATATGAATCATTTTGTTAGAGGAGAAAACAAATCTGAAACACTAAAGGTTTTAAAGAAGCTGTCACCTGTGACTTGTGAATCCAGATCAATTCA gcggagtccacgatgtttgaaaaacgctttggaaaaggagacgggccgactaccaaaacacacttatagccaatcagcagtaaggagcgtgtctactaaccgacatccttgccgggttgcgtatgtctggagcgggtctatcaaaagaaggtccagattctattggggtaggggcgtgtttgtttcggtgatttcaaatatcaacattggctttcaaacatcgtggactctaCCTTTTAATAAAACTGACACTTCTGAAAACCCCCAAAGTGtattctttaaaacaagaccaagattaggcttctatACCAAAtaa
- the LOC141361473 gene encoding protein NLRC3-like isoform X3 — protein MDQTQTSTHEDFSPGCSSDYQKRYSEFSCVSMKSNASMGHPINFKREETSPDSSSDHQKRSDSESSFVSMKSDASMGHPINLKRKETRPDNIRITTEPDCKRRKIEQSENQLQDFNENMNRRFSHESNPAEVLNTFRSNLRKKFECLYEGISNERNPTPLNEIYTELYITESESGEISNEHEVRQIETQSRRTTTEETPIKCNDIFKPLPEQHKHIRSVMTKGVAGIGKTVSVQKFILDWAEEKENQDVHLIFPLPFREINLMKDKTLSLLDLLHLFFPETKEMEIFSDKYKVLFIFDGLDECRLSLDFHSSVRLCDVNESSSVDVMLTNLIKGNLCPSALIWITSRPAAADLIPSECVDRVTEVRGFSDPQKEEYFRKRISDESLSDQIISHLKSSRSLYIMCHIPVFCWISVTVLERKLKSKAKRKKIPKTLTEMYTHFLIIQTNIKHQKDYRKTDKDEEMIFKLGKLAFEHLVKGNVIFYDEDLRECGIDVAEASVYSGLCTQIFREEFGLYQGKVYSFVHLSIQEHLAALYAHISFTNNNTNVFDKMKKQTQREKISVSDLYQRAVDEALKSKNGHLDIFLRFFLGLSVESNQNLLRGLMKQTDQSSHSNEKTVEYIKKKIRSTQSPEKFINLFHCLNELGDHSRVEEIQHHLKSGTLSGAKLSSSQWSAVVFVLLTSEQKMDEFNMNHFVRGENKSETLKVLKKLSPVTCESRSIQLSKCNITDEGCVALTSALRSNPSHLRELDLSDNKLTDSGVKLISDVLKNPDCKLKILK, from the exons TTCAGatcatcagaagagatcagattcagagtccAGCTTtgtgtctatgaagagtgaCGCATCTATGGGTCATCCCATAAACTTAAAGAGAAAGGAGACAAGGCCTGATAACAT ACGAATCACAACAGAGCCTGACTGTAAGAGGAGGAAGATTGAGCAATCTGAGAATCAACTACAAGACTTCAATGAAAACATGAATCGTCGTTTCAG TCATGAGTCTAATCCTGCTGAAGTCCTGAACACATTCAGATCAAATCTGAGGAAGAAGTTTGAGTGTTTATATGAGGGAATATCAAATGAGAGAAACCCAACACCACTAAATGAGATCTACACAGAGCTCTACATCACAGAGAGTGAAAGTGGAGAGATCAGTAATGAACATGAGgtgagacagattgagacacaatccagaagaacaacaacagaggagacaccaatcaaatgtaatgacatctttaaacctttacctgaacaacacaaacacatcagaagtgtgatgacaaagggagtcgctggcattggaaaaacagtctctgtacagaagttcattctggactgggctgaagagaaagagaatcaggacgtccacctcatatttccacttcctttcagagagatcaatttgatgaaggacaaaacactcagtcttttagatcttcttcatcttttcttcccagagacaaaagaaatggaaatcttcagtgataaatataaagtgttgttcatctttgatggtttggatgagtgtcgtctgtctctggattttcacagcagtGTGAGGTTGTGTGATGTAAATGAATCAAGCTCAGTGGACGTGATgctgacaaacctcatcaaggggaatctgtgtccctctgctctcatctggatcacctccagaccagcagcagctgatctcatcccctctgagtgtgttgatcgagtcacagaggtacgaggcttcagtgatccacagaaggaggaatacttcaggaagagaatcagtgatgagagtctgtctgatcaaatcatctcacacctgaagtcatccaggagtctctacatcatgtgtcacatcccagtcttctgctggatttcagtcACTGTTCTAGAGAGAAAATTGAAGAGTAAAGCAAAGAGAAAAAAGATTCCCAAGACTCTCACtgaaatgtacacacacttcctgatcattcagacaaacatcaaacatcagaagGACTATAGAAAGACTGATAAAGATGAAGAGATGATCTTCAAACTGGGTAAACTGGCTTTTGAGCATCTTGTGAAAGGCAATGTGATCTTCTATGATGAAGACCTGAGAGAGTGTGGCATTGATGTAGCAGAAGCATCAGTTTATTCAGGATTGTGtactcagatcttcagagaggagtttggttTGTATCAGGGGAAAGTTTACAGCTTTGTTCATTTGAGCATTCAGGAACATCTAGCAGCTCTTTATGCTCACATCTCattcacaaacaacaacacaaatgTGTTTGATAAAATGAAGAAACAAACTCAAAGAGAGAAGATTTCAGTGTCTGATCTGTATCAGAGAGCTGTGGATGAGGCTCTAAAGAGTAAAAACGGAcatttggatatttttcttcgTTTTTTTCTGGGTTTGTCAGTGGAGTCGAATCAGAATCTCTTACGAGGTTTGATGAAACAGACAGATCAAAGCTCTCACAGCAATGAGAAAACAGTTGAGTATATCAAGAAGAAGATCAGGAGCACTCAATCTCCAGAGAAATTCATCAATCTCTTTCATTGTCTGAATGAACTGGGTGATCATTCCCGAGTGGAGGAAATCCAACATCATCTGAAATCTGGAACATTAAGTGGAGCCAAACTCTCTTCATCCCAGTGGTCAGCTgtagtttttgtgttgttgacaTCAGAACAGAAGATGGATGAGTTTAATATGAATCATTTTGTTAGAGGAGAAAACAAATCTGAAACACTAAAGGTTTTAAAGAAGCTGTCACCTGTGACTTGTGAATCCAGATCAATTCA gttgagtaagtgtaatatcacagatgaaggttgtgttgctctgacttcagctctgagatcaaacccatcacacctgagagaactggatctgtctgataataaactcacagattcaggagtgaagctgatctctgatgtactgaagaatcctgactgtaaactgaagatACTGAAGTAA
- the LOC141361473 gene encoding protein NLRC3-like isoform X2 translates to MDQTQTSTHEDFSPGCSSDHQKRSDSESSFVSMKSDASMGHPINLKRKETRPDNIRITTEPDCKRRKIEQSENQLQDFNENMNRRFSHESNPAEVLNTFRSNLRKKFECLYEGISNERNPTPLNEIYTELYITESESGEISNEHEVRQIETQSRRTTTEETPIKCNDIFKPLPEQHKHIRSVMTKGVAGIGKTVSVQKFILDWAEEKENQDVHLIFPLPFREINLMKDKTLSLLDLLHLFFPETKEMEIFSDKYKVLFIFDGLDECRLSLDFHSSVRLCDVNESSSVDVMLTNLIKGNLCPSALIWITSRPAAADLIPSECVDRVTEVRGFSDPQKEEYFRKRISDESLSDQIISHLKSSRSLYIMCHIPVFCWISVTVLERKLKSKAKRKKIPKTLTEMYTHFLIIQTNIKHQKDYRKTDKDEEMIFKLGKLAFEHLVKGNVIFYDEDLRECGIDVAEASVYSGLCTQIFREEFGLYQGKVYSFVHLSIQEHLAALYAHISFTNNNTNVFDKMKKQTQREKISVSDLYQRAVDEALKSKNGHLDIFLRFFLGLSVESNQNLLRGLMKQTDQSSHSNEKTVEYIKKKIRSTQSPEKFINLFHCLNELGDHSRVEEIQHHLKSGTLSGAKLSSSQWSAVVFVLLTSEQKMDEFNMNHFVRGENKSETLKVLKKLSPVTCESRSIQRSPRCLKNALEKETGRLPKHTYSQSAVRSVSTNRHPCRVAYVWSGSIKRRSRFYWGRGVFVSVISNINIGFQTSWTLPFNKTDTSENPQSVFFKTRPRLGFYTK, encoded by the exons TTCAGatcatcagaagagatcagattcagagtccAGCTTtgtgtctatgaagagtgaCGCATCTATGGGTCATCCCATAAACTTAAAGAGAAAGGAGACAAGGCCTGATAACAT ACGAATCACAACAGAGCCTGACTGTAAGAGGAGGAAGATTGAGCAATCTGAGAATCAACTACAAGACTTCAATGAAAACATGAATCGTCGTTTCAG TCATGAGTCTAATCCTGCTGAAGTCCTGAACACATTCAGATCAAATCTGAGGAAGAAGTTTGAGTGTTTATATGAGGGAATATCAAATGAGAGAAACCCAACACCACTAAATGAGATCTACACAGAGCTCTACATCACAGAGAGTGAAAGTGGAGAGATCAGTAATGAACATGAGgtgagacagattgagacacaatccagaagaacaacaacagaggagacaccaatcaaatgtaatgacatctttaaacctttacctgaacaacacaaacacatcagaagtgtgatgacaaagggagtcgctggcattggaaaaacagtctctgtacagaagttcattctggactgggctgaagagaaagagaatcaggacgtccacctcatatttccacttcctttcagagagatcaatttgatgaaggacaaaacactcagtcttttagatcttcttcatcttttcttcccagagacaaaagaaatggaaatcttcagtgataaatataaagtgttgttcatctttgatggtttggatgagtgtcgtctgtctctggattttcacagcagtGTGAGGTTGTGTGATGTAAATGAATCAAGCTCAGTGGACGTGATgctgacaaacctcatcaaggggaatctgtgtccctctgctctcatctggatcacctccagaccagcagcagctgatctcatcccctctgagtgtgttgatcgagtcacagaggtacgaggcttcagtgatccacagaaggaggaatacttcaggaagagaatcagtgatgagagtctgtctgatcaaatcatctcacacctgaagtcatccaggagtctctacatcatgtgtcacatcccagtcttctgctggatttcagtcACTGTTCTAGAGAGAAAATTGAAGAGTAAAGCAAAGAGAAAAAAGATTCCCAAGACTCTCACtgaaatgtacacacacttcctgatcattcagacaaacatcaaacatcagaagGACTATAGAAAGACTGATAAAGATGAAGAGATGATCTTCAAACTGGGTAAACTGGCTTTTGAGCATCTTGTGAAAGGCAATGTGATCTTCTATGATGAAGACCTGAGAGAGTGTGGCATTGATGTAGCAGAAGCATCAGTTTATTCAGGATTGTGtactcagatcttcagagaggagtttggttTGTATCAGGGGAAAGTTTACAGCTTTGTTCATTTGAGCATTCAGGAACATCTAGCAGCTCTTTATGCTCACATCTCattcacaaacaacaacacaaatgTGTTTGATAAAATGAAGAAACAAACTCAAAGAGAGAAGATTTCAGTGTCTGATCTGTATCAGAGAGCTGTGGATGAGGCTCTAAAGAGTAAAAACGGAcatttggatatttttcttcgTTTTTTTCTGGGTTTGTCAGTGGAGTCGAATCAGAATCTCTTACGAGGTTTGATGAAACAGACAGATCAAAGCTCTCACAGCAATGAGAAAACAGTTGAGTATATCAAGAAGAAGATCAGGAGCACTCAATCTCCAGAGAAATTCATCAATCTCTTTCATTGTCTGAATGAACTGGGTGATCATTCCCGAGTGGAGGAAATCCAACATCATCTGAAATCTGGAACATTAAGTGGAGCCAAACTCTCTTCATCCCAGTGGTCAGCTgtagtttttgtgttgttgacaTCAGAACAGAAGATGGATGAGTTTAATATGAATCATTTTGTTAGAGGAGAAAACAAATCTGAAACACTAAAGGTTTTAAAGAAGCTGTCACCTGTGACTTGTGAATCCAGATCAATTCA gcggagtccacgatgtttgaaaaacgctttggaaaaggagacgggccgactaccaaaacacacttatagccaatcagcagtaaggagcgtgtctactaaccgacatccttgccgggttgcgtatgtctggagcgggtctatcaaaagaaggtccagattctattggggtaggggcgtgtttgtttcggtgatttcaaatatcaacattggctttcaaacatcgtggactctaCCTTTTAATAAAACTGACACTTCTGAAAACCCCCAAAGTGtattctttaaaacaagaccaagattaggcttctatACCAAAtaa